A single region of the Liolophura sinensis isolate JHLJ2023 chromosome 9, CUHK_Ljap_v2, whole genome shotgun sequence genome encodes:
- the LOC135475328 gene encoding uncharacterized protein LOC135475328, protein MENCLKHGSRFRCRLEFVLNQLRRAGKLTHSQSARIGGILCTCQNKDQSAQDCDFIDHEFSKSYTQVQKLLDPGQGRLDKENIFSSHSAKVLLDSFKSLEIVNQDGLKRLVVMLAKIVNSEFDQTYPTCRTNSKNDKLTTVLALNLPWDYIGFLIGKCGQGFQEIRKKTECSIKLQGREMISDAQHIMIRIESGSVANLDMARTLLRERARKVTEKRKIHEQRVRDYDDLRNKKRLSSLLAREKRKNHEQSQAKGGNSWLTKIFIIPKVEIQKMNIFATMKMY, encoded by the exons ATGGAGAACTGTTTGAAGCATGGAAGTCGCTTTAGATGTCGACTTGAGTTTGTCCTCAATCAGCTGAGGAGAGCCGGGAAATTGACACACTCTCAGTCAGCCAGGATCGGCGGGATTCTGTGTACCTGTCAAAACAAAGACCAGTCAGCGCAAG attgtGACTTCATTGACCATGAATTCTCCAAGTCATACACTCAAGTCCAAAAATTGTTGGATCCTGGACAAGGCCGACTggacaaagaaaatattttttctagtCATTCTGCGAAAGTCTTACTGGATAGTTTTAAGTCCCTTGAAATTGTGAATCAAGATGGATTGAAAAGACTGGTTGTCATGCTGGCAAAGATAGTCAACTCAGAGTTTGATCAGACATATCCCACATGTCGTACAAATTCGAAAAATGACAAGCTGACAACTGTCCTGGCGCTAAACCTTCCATGGGACTACATTGGTTTTTTAATTGGAAAATGTGGACAGGGTTTTCAGGAAATCAGGAAGAAAACAGAGTGTAGCATAAAGCTACAGGGTCGTGAAATGATTTCTGATGCTCAGCACATAATGATTCGAATTGAAAGTGGTTCTGTGGCAAATTTAGATATGGCCAGAACCTTACTGAGGGAAAGAGCAAGGAAAGTCACAGAAAAACGAAAAATACATGAGCAACGA GTGAGAGACTACGATGATTTAAGGAATAAAAAGCGCTTGTCCTCTTTACTGGCTCGTGAAAAAAGGAAGAACCATGAGCAGTCTCAGgcgaagggaggtaattcatgGCTGACCAAAATATTTATCATCCCTAAGGTGGAAATACAGAAAATGAACATATTTGCAACTATGAAAATGTACTAG